The proteins below come from a single Eubacterium limosum genomic window:
- a CDS encoding ArsR/SmtB family transcription factor, with the protein MDRKRQQENEQAAGILKALAHPVRLCMVRGLMERGRNNVSYMESCLDVSQSGISQHLSKLKAAGIVRGTREGNEIYYELCNEQVKEIVEVLFKEEQQ; encoded by the coding sequence ATGGATAGGAAAAGGCAGCAGGAAAACGAGCAGGCCGCCGGGATTTTAAAGGCACTGGCCCACCCGGTGCGGCTTTGTATGGTGCGGGGGCTCATGGAGAGAGGGCGGAACAACGTCTCCTACATGGAGTCCTGTCTGGATGTGTCCCAGTCGGGGATCTCCCAGCATTTGTCCAAGCTCAAGGCAGCCGGGATCGTGCGGGGAACCCGTGAGGGAAATGAAATTTACTACGAGCTCTGTAATGAACAGGTTAAAGAAATTGTAGAAGTTCTATTCAAGGAGGAACAACAATGA